In the Maribacter sp. MJ134 genome, one interval contains:
- a CDS encoding anthranilate synthase component II produces the protein MGESEGASILMIDNYDSFTYNLVHYLEDLDCEVVVKRNDQLNLEDVDNFELIVLSPGPGIPDEAGLLKSIIKRYAKTKRIFGVCLGQQAIAEVFGGSLVNLDQVYHGVASEIEIVQDDYIFEGLPKRIAVGRYHSWVVNNNIPDSLVATSFDTNGQIMSLKHRDFDIRAVQFHPESVLTPNGKQILKNWVEGKSPDSRAQY, from the coding sequence ATGGGGGAGTCAGAGGGGGCTTCTATTTTAATGATTGACAATTACGATAGTTTTACCTATAATTTGGTACACTATCTTGAGGATTTAGACTGTGAAGTTGTTGTAAAACGTAATGACCAACTAAACTTGGAAGATGTAGACAATTTTGAACTTATTGTACTTTCTCCAGGTCCGGGAATTCCCGATGAAGCAGGTTTACTCAAATCCATTATTAAAAGGTATGCCAAGACCAAACGTATTTTTGGGGTATGCCTTGGGCAACAAGCGATTGCGGAAGTTTTCGGAGGAAGTTTAGTAAACCTGGATCAAGTGTATCACGGGGTTGCATCTGAAATAGAAATTGTACAGGACGATTATATTTTTGAAGGATTACCAAAACGAATAGCGGTAGGCAGATACCATTCTTGGGTGGTTAACAACAATATTCCAGATTCTTTAGTGGCTACCTCCTTTGACACCAACGGACAGATAATGTCCCTAAAACACAGAGATTTTGATATACGAGCCGTACAATTTCATCCAGAGTCTGTATTGACTCCAAATGGAAAACAAATATTAAAAAATTGGGTAGAAGGTAAAAGCCCTGATAGCCGAGCGCAGTATTGA
- the trpA gene encoding tryptophan synthase subunit alpha, whose amino-acid sequence MNRINHKMQENKKLLSIYFTAGYPALEDTVQIIEDLEKNGVDMIEIGLPFSDPLADGPTIQESSTTALKNGMTTAILFEQLKNIRKTVSIPLIVMGYFNPMLQYGVEAFCEKCQEIGIDGLIMPDLPLDVYEADYKVIFEKYGLINIFLITPQTSDERIRQIDEASDGFIYMVSSASVTGSKSGFGNEQETYFERIANMNLKNPQIVGFGIKDAETFDQATKTSKGAIIGSAFIKYLTANGVNEVNSFIKLIR is encoded by the coding sequence ATGAACAGAATAAATCACAAGATGCAGGAGAATAAAAAGCTCCTATCCATATATTTTACAGCAGGATATCCTGCCTTGGAAGATACCGTACAGATTATTGAGGACCTGGAAAAAAATGGCGTAGATATGATTGAAATTGGCCTTCCTTTTAGTGACCCCTTGGCAGACGGCCCAACCATACAGGAGAGTTCTACGACAGCCTTAAAAAATGGAATGACAACGGCAATACTATTTGAACAATTAAAGAACATCCGAAAGACCGTCTCCATCCCCTTAATAGTCATGGGCTATTTCAACCCTATGCTACAATATGGCGTGGAAGCTTTTTGTGAAAAATGTCAGGAAATTGGTATCGATGGGCTGATCATGCCAGATTTGCCCTTGGATGTTTACGAGGCTGACTATAAAGTGATTTTTGAAAAATATGGTCTTATCAATATATTTTTAATTACGCCGCAAACAAGCGATGAACGTATTCGCCAAATCGATGAAGCCTCTGACGGATTTATATATATGGTAAGTTCCGCTAGCGTCACAGGTTCAAAATCCGGCTTTGGAAATGAACAAGAAACATATTTTGAGCGTATTGCCAACATGAACTTAAAAAATCCACAGATAGTTGGTTTTGGTATCAAGGATGCGGAAACATTTGATCAGGCCACAAAAACTTCAAAAGGTGCCATCATTGGTTCTGCTTTTATTAAATATTTGACTGCCAATGGCGTAAATGAAGTAAATTCATTTATAAAATTAATTCGATGA
- a CDS encoding GIY-YIG nuclease family protein: protein MHRYYVYILTNKNHSVLYVGFTNNLKRRLKEHRSKSNSGFTGRYNVHKLIWFETSSYVINSIKREKQLKKWNRKWKENLVNDMNPDWKDLTWMLAD from the coding sequence ATGCACCGCTATTATGTCTACATACTTACCAACAAGAATCACTCCGTTCTTTATGTAGGGTTTACCAATAATTTAAAAAGGAGGTTAAAGGAACATCGATCAAAAAGTAATAGTGGCTTTACAGGCAGATACAATGTTCATAAACTGATTTGGTTTGAAACTTCGTCCTACGTAATCAACTCGATTAAGAGGGAGAAACAGCTAAAAAAATGGAATCGAAAATGGAAAGAAAATCTTGTAAACGATATGAATCCAGACTGGAAAGACCTTACTTGGATGCTCGCAGATTAG
- a CDS encoding DUF6563 family protein: MKIKLLALILFLVNILALNAQDFPKGIYMSIDEVQNKEPSLAYTLLSERRTIGEIKMSGGNDYRISSTTKLISKKDIKKNIAAYSNGDTLFLNCFKYNIQLHYTPVLKHGRYLFFVAGISQDENMYNYQIQESETSTFWSKVGGGIGGAIYGAKVAQLRFPYLVDLESNELTYLNDFGLEELLAKNSLALLKRYREEKNRNDIPKSQLVLKYVDKLNELE, from the coding sequence ATGAAGATTAAACTACTTGCACTAATTCTTTTTTTAGTAAACATCTTAGCTTTGAATGCTCAAGATTTTCCCAAAGGGATTTATATGAGTATAGATGAAGTCCAAAATAAAGAACCTTCTCTGGCTTACACTCTATTATCAGAAAGAAGAACTATAGGCGAAATAAAGATGTCTGGCGGAAATGACTATCGAATATCCTCTACTACAAAACTTATCTCAAAAAAGGATATCAAGAAAAATATAGCAGCTTATTCAAATGGAGATACACTATTTTTAAACTGTTTCAAATATAATATCCAGCTTCACTATACGCCAGTTTTAAAACATGGTCGGTATTTATTTTTTGTGGCTGGCATTTCCCAAGATGAAAACATGTACAATTATCAAATTCAAGAAAGCGAAACTTCTACTTTCTGGAGCAAAGTGGGTGGAGGTATCGGCGGAGCTATTTATGGTGCCAAAGTTGCACAATTACGTTTTCCTTATTTAGTAGACTTAGAATCCAATGAACTAACCTATTTAAATGATTTTGGTTTAGAAGAATTACTTGCTAAGAATAGCTTAGCTCTTCTAAAACGATATAGAGAAGAAAAAAATAGGAATGACATTCCTAAAAGTCAGTTAGTGTTAAAGTATGTAGACAAGTTAAATGAACTGGAATAA
- the trpB gene encoding tryptophan synthase subunit beta — translation MKYHADEKGYYGEFGGAFIPEMLYPNVEELRRNYLNIMYEDSFQKEFHQLLKDYVGRPSPLYFAKRLSEKHGAKIYLKREDLNHTGAHKVNNTIGQILMAKRLGKIRIIAETGAGQHGVATATVCALMGIECIVYMGEIDIARQAPNVARMKMLGAEVRSALSGSRTLKDATNEAIRDWINNPVDTHYIIGSAIGPHPYPDMVTRFQSVISEEIKWQLKEKEGRENPDYVVACIGGGSNAAGTYHHFLDEPEVGIIAVEAAGKGVNTGESAATSALGKVGIIHGCKTMLMQTGDGQITEPYSISAGLDYPGVGPMHSHLHKSGRAEFYSATDDEAMTAGLELSQLEGIIPAIETGHAFAIFEHKKFQPDDLVVISLSGRGDKDLQTYIDYFKL, via the coding sequence ATGAAATATCACGCAGACGAAAAAGGATATTACGGAGAATTTGGAGGAGCTTTTATTCCTGAAATGCTGTACCCAAATGTAGAGGAGTTGCGCCGTAATTATCTAAATATCATGTACGAGGATTCTTTTCAAAAAGAATTTCATCAATTATTGAAAGACTATGTAGGAAGACCGTCACCACTCTATTTTGCAAAACGCCTGTCTGAAAAACACGGGGCCAAAATATACCTTAAACGAGAAGATTTAAACCATACGGGCGCACACAAGGTTAATAATACCATAGGCCAAATATTAATGGCCAAGCGACTAGGAAAAATACGAATTATTGCCGAAACGGGTGCCGGCCAACACGGTGTGGCAACCGCTACTGTCTGCGCGCTTATGGGCATAGAATGTATCGTTTACATGGGTGAAATTGATATAGCACGGCAAGCACCCAATGTAGCCCGTATGAAAATGCTGGGTGCGGAGGTAAGATCGGCACTTTCTGGAAGCCGTACACTTAAGGACGCAACCAACGAAGCTATTCGGGATTGGATCAATAATCCCGTTGACACCCATTATATTATAGGTTCGGCCATTGGGCCACATCCCTACCCGGACATGGTCACTAGATTTCAATCGGTTATATCAGAAGAAATCAAATGGCAATTAAAGGAAAAAGAAGGACGTGAAAATCCGGATTATGTTGTTGCCTGTATTGGTGGTGGCAGTAACGCCGCAGGTACGTACCATCACTTTTTAGATGAACCTGAAGTGGGTATTATTGCCGTTGAAGCTGCTGGTAAAGGTGTAAATACCGGAGAAAGTGCTGCTACCTCCGCATTAGGTAAAGTTGGTATTATCCACGGCTGTAAAACCATGCTAATGCAGACTGGAGACGGACAAATTACCGAACCCTACTCCATCTCGGCAGGGTTGGATTATCCCGGAGTTGGGCCGATGCACTCCCATTTACATAAATCAGGTAGAGCAGAATTTTATTCAGCCACGGATGATGAGGCGATGACCGCAGGATTAGAGTTATCGCAACTGGAAGGTATAATCCCCGCTATAGAAACCGGTCATGCTTTCGCCATTTTTGAACATAAAAAGTTTCAACCAGACGATCTGGTGGTGATAAGCTTATCCGGTCGAGGCGATAAGGATTTACAGACGTATATTGACTATTTTAAACTATAA
- the trpC gene encoding indole-3-glycerol phosphate synthase TrpC — protein sequence MNILDKIIADKRKEVDLKKSIIPKSQLEQSVLFDRTGNSLAKALRNSTTGIIAEHKRRSPSKDTINQNTNVGLVARDYQNAGVSGMSVLTDIKYFGGSLEDLLLARASVMMPLLRKEFIINEYQILEAKAFGADAILLIAAVLTKAEIKTFSEFAKSLGLEVLLEVHNQEELRKSVMPSLDMLGVNNRNLKTFEVSLETSKSLSIQIPDDFVKVSESGISSIEAIRDLKQYGYQGFLIGENFMKTDNPGKSALEFIKKLN from the coding sequence ATGAATATTCTAGACAAAATAATAGCGGATAAACGCAAGGAGGTAGATTTAAAGAAATCCATTATTCCCAAATCCCAATTAGAACAATCCGTTCTTTTTGACCGGACCGGTAATTCTTTGGCAAAAGCATTACGGAATAGTACTACGGGAATCATTGCGGAGCACAAGAGACGTTCCCCCTCAAAAGACACCATAAACCAAAACACCAATGTAGGTCTTGTGGCCAGAGATTACCAAAACGCAGGTGTAAGCGGAATGAGTGTCCTAACGGATATCAAGTACTTTGGAGGTTCCCTAGAGGATTTACTTCTTGCAAGAGCCTCCGTGATGATGCCATTATTACGAAAGGAATTCATTATCAACGAATATCAAATTTTGGAAGCGAAGGCTTTTGGCGCTGATGCCATTCTCCTGATTGCCGCGGTACTTACCAAAGCTGAAATAAAAACCTTTTCCGAGTTCGCAAAAAGTTTAGGCTTAGAGGTCTTGCTCGAGGTGCATAACCAAGAAGAATTACGAAAATCCGTTATGCCCAGTTTAGACATGTTAGGGGTAAACAATAGAAATTTAAAAACCTTCGAGGTAAGTCTTGAAACCAGCAAATCACTATCGATCCAAATTCCCGATGATTTTGTAAAGGTTTCTGAAAGCGGAATCAGTTCAATTGAAGCGATTAGAGATTTAAAGCAGTACGGATACCAAGGTTTTTTGATTGGTGAGAATTTCATGAAAACCGATAATCCTGGAAAAAGTGCCTTAGAATTCATTAAAAAGTTAAATTAA
- a CDS encoding phosphoribosylanthranilate isomerase: MDYYYSNSDKDKGQDGNHPFRLKVCGMNKNTTEVAALKPDYLGFIFWKPSKRHFNTAMPHLPHSVKKVGVFVNAELDEIKSAVELYGLLLVQLHGKENPAFCKALKKEVPQLKIIKVFSIKDNFDFNELLPFESVCDFYLFDTKGKLPGGNGYTFNWNLLENYPSTKPYFLSGGIGLNEIASIKEFAKRPESKYCHAIDVNSKFEIEPGLKHIGKLEKFKNGISN, translated from the coding sequence GTGGACTATTATTACTCCAATAGCGATAAGGACAAAGGTCAAGACGGTAACCATCCATTTAGGCTGAAGGTTTGCGGCATGAATAAAAATACTACCGAGGTTGCCGCTTTGAAACCAGATTATCTAGGCTTTATTTTTTGGAAGCCTTCCAAACGCCATTTTAATACAGCTATGCCACATCTACCCCATAGCGTTAAAAAAGTAGGTGTATTTGTAAATGCCGAGTTGGATGAGATTAAAAGCGCAGTAGAGCTGTACGGACTTCTATTGGTCCAATTACACGGCAAAGAGAACCCTGCTTTCTGTAAAGCGTTAAAGAAAGAAGTTCCCCAACTTAAAATCATAAAGGTTTTTTCTATAAAGGACAATTTCGATTTCAATGAATTACTACCGTTTGAATCCGTTTGCGATTTCTATTTATTCGATACTAAAGGAAAACTTCCTGGCGGCAATGGTTATACTTTCAATTGGAATCTACTAGAGAATTACCCTTCTACAAAACCATACTTTTTAAGTGGTGGAATAGGGTTAAATGAAATAGCATCAATCAAGGAATTTGCAAAAAGGCCCGAATCTAAATATTGTCATGCCATTGATGTGAACAGTAAATTTGAAATAGAACCTGGGCTAAAGCATATAGGGAAGCTTGAAAAGTTTAAGAATGGAATCAGTAATTAG
- a CDS encoding M20/M25/M40 family metallo-hydrolase, translating into MKLNGCFLFLLIFNNVFSQDSTAIKSQVKHSIDELVNFVKIPNDALNADDIDSNLIWLRNKFNNRGFNTSILETENLPLFFAALPMDDSKPTILFYMHLDGQSVDATKWDQPNPYETVLKSKDGDVWKTEAFEDLNDDINYDWRLFGRSTSDDKGPIVMLLNAIDLLKKNNVAIPFNVKVILDSEEEKSSKPLPEAVKQYRELLKADFLVINDGPVHASGKPTVIYGCRGITTLSLTTFGPIQPQHSGHYGNYAPNPGFQLAQLLANMKDKEGRVLIPGYYDGITLDEATKTVLKSVPDSDDLISEKLQFKTAEKVGAFYQEALQYPSLNIRGLGSGWIGEKARTIVPATATAELDLRLVPESDGTRLKNLVKKYIANEGFYITDTMPTEQERMDHDKIAMIKEGSVTDAFRTDLNHSNGDFIVKVLKDTFQDDVVQIRIMGGTVPISPFINELKIPAFIVPMVNPDNNQHSPNENLKIGQIAYGIQTFYAILSTPLP; encoded by the coding sequence ATGAAATTAAACGGTTGTTTCCTTTTTTTATTGATATTCAATAACGTTTTTTCTCAAGATTCAACCGCAATTAAATCCCAAGTAAAGCATAGTATTGATGAACTAGTAAATTTTGTAAAAATCCCTAACGACGCCCTTAATGCAGATGACATAGACTCCAACCTTATCTGGTTGCGTAACAAGTTTAATAATAGAGGCTTCAATACCAGTATCCTAGAAACGGAAAACCTACCCTTGTTCTTTGCTGCCTTACCCATGGACGATAGTAAACCTACGATACTATTCTACATGCATTTGGACGGACAGTCTGTTGATGCCACCAAATGGGACCAACCAAACCCTTACGAGACCGTTTTAAAATCTAAAGACGGTGACGTATGGAAGACGGAAGCCTTTGAGGACTTAAACGATGATATTAATTATGACTGGCGCCTTTTCGGTAGGTCAACTTCAGATGACAAAGGACCCATCGTCATGTTACTGAACGCTATTGATCTCTTAAAGAAAAACAATGTAGCAATACCCTTTAATGTTAAAGTAATTCTGGACAGTGAGGAAGAAAAAAGTAGTAAGCCCTTACCCGAAGCCGTAAAACAGTACAGGGAACTTTTAAAGGCCGATTTTCTGGTCATTAACGATGGTCCTGTACATGCTTCCGGCAAACCTACTGTAATCTATGGCTGTCGAGGAATAACAACATTATCATTGACGACATTTGGTCCCATACAACCTCAACATAGTGGTCACTATGGAAATTACGCCCCTAACCCTGGCTTTCAACTTGCACAGTTATTGGCCAACATGAAAGATAAAGAAGGGCGTGTACTCATTCCTGGGTATTATGACGGAATTACTCTAGATGAAGCTACAAAGACCGTTTTAAAAAGTGTCCCGGACAGCGACGATTTGATTTCCGAGAAACTTCAATTTAAAACAGCGGAGAAAGTAGGTGCGTTCTATCAAGAAGCATTACAGTATCCTAGCCTAAACATCAGAGGCCTGGGCTCTGGTTGGATTGGAGAAAAAGCAAGAACCATAGTTCCTGCCACAGCAACCGCCGAACTAGATTTAAGACTGGTTCCAGAATCCGACGGAACACGTCTTAAAAATCTGGTCAAGAAATATATTGCCAATGAAGGTTTCTATATTACAGATACCATGCCAACCGAACAGGAACGTATGGATCATGATAAAATAGCCATGATTAAGGAAGGTTCTGTTACCGATGCCTTTAGAACCGACCTTAACCATAGCAACGGTGATTTTATCGTTAAGGTTTTAAAAGACACGTTTCAGGACGATGTGGTGCAAATTCGGATTATGGGTGGAACCGTTCCTATTTCTCCTTTTATCAATGAATTGAAAATCCCTGCGTTTATCGTGCCTATGGTAAATCCCGATAACAATCAACATAGCCCTAATGAGAATCTAAAGATTGGCCAAATAGCCTATGGCATTCAAACGTTCTACGCCATTTTGAGTACTCCTTTACCGTAA
- the trpD gene encoding anthranilate phosphoribosyltransferase, with protein MKETLNRLINHEILHKEEAKQILVNMAKGDYNMSQIAAFLTVYMMRSVTIEELEGFRDALLELCLAVDLSHYNPIDLCGTGGDGKDTFNISTLSSFVTAGAGIKVTKHGNYGVSSKCGSSNVMEFLGIKFSNEADFLKKSIDKAGICVLHAPLFHPAMKNVAPIRKELGVKTFFNMLGPMVNPAFPKNQMVGVFNLELARMYGYLYQNTDKNFTVLHALDGYDEISLTGDTKTISNGSETILKPSDFGVTEIDADAIVGGDDIPTSAQIFMNVLNGKGTEAQNNVVCANAGVAIATVEHISPKEGFEKAKESLLSGKGLAALKKLQEISAA; from the coding sequence ATGAAAGAAACTTTAAATAGACTTATAAATCACGAGATCCTTCACAAAGAAGAAGCCAAGCAAATATTGGTGAACATGGCCAAGGGAGACTATAATATGAGTCAAATTGCCGCTTTCCTTACTGTTTATATGATGAGAAGCGTCACTATTGAGGAATTAGAAGGTTTTCGAGATGCCTTATTAGAACTCTGCTTAGCGGTAGATTTATCCCACTATAACCCAATTGACTTATGTGGTACTGGTGGGGACGGAAAGGATACCTTCAATATTTCTACTTTATCTTCCTTTGTAACGGCCGGTGCAGGCATCAAGGTCACCAAACATGGTAATTATGGTGTTTCATCTAAATGTGGTAGTAGCAACGTGATGGAATTTTTAGGCATTAAATTTAGTAATGAGGCAGATTTCCTAAAGAAATCCATAGATAAAGCAGGGATATGTGTTTTACATGCACCTTTGTTTCATCCTGCTATGAAAAACGTAGCTCCCATTCGGAAAGAACTCGGCGTTAAAACATTTTTTAATATGTTAGGACCCATGGTGAATCCGGCATTTCCAAAAAACCAAATGGTAGGTGTTTTTAATCTGGAGCTAGCAAGAATGTATGGTTATCTCTATCAAAATACAGATAAGAATTTTACGGTATTGCATGCTTTGGACGGGTATGATGAAATTAGTTTAACAGGAGACACAAAAACCATATCCAATGGCTCCGAAACTATTTTGAAACCCTCGGACTTTGGCGTAACGGAAATTGATGCAGACGCTATTGTTGGGGGCGATGACATTCCTACTTCCGCGCAAATATTTATGAATGTCCTCAATGGTAAAGGAACCGAAGCGCAAAATAACGTTGTCTGTGCCAATGCCGGTGTGGCCATTGCTACGGTGGAGCATATTTCACCAAAAGAAGGTTTTGAAAAGGCCAAGGAATCATTGTTGAGTGGTAAGGGATTGGCAGCATTAAAAAAATTACAGGAAATCAGTGCAGCATGA
- a CDS encoding RagB/SusD family nutrient uptake outer membrane protein, which translates to MPNKSRLFLKPFSSPLKYYSFLGFLVFLFCVGCNKDIPSFESLGNLEVKIISSDGIPEQNAVVKTEPSTVNLTTDITGKVLFNNIPVGKYKVIVNLSPSSESFDPNVIYEVEGVEIIKDGMESILFTLIESSKPLEEASLDIDFLLSRTYNVLKEDAFYNSEGYSLYWGDIGADLSFINPKSTMQDFLKLDSYDISPSNQIIDKVWSAHYQAIWSINLALDAIKQSDYSSPSNRDENELQAEFRFLRALLYFNLVKLYGNPVLVTSSVFELDAKFLQDKQGVLNLIEDDLKFSENYLTKSKISETASVYAAQALLGKFYLYLGGFPNFQNDKYLLAINQFEKITGQFFLEENYSDVFSTENESMNSEIIFTIPFESGDNETGGNSGVRWGPLGYALSDMLLLDDSFVEGFFSNLEELEEPIEFPLDITDSRFQNNIASFKVIAENTENDTNRNNWRPTKFITDYSISPKINNSSENFPLLRYADVLLMLAEAENALNGPTQKAYEALNEVMSRSISNGRQLPDNLGQRDFLLEVLQQRRLELCFEGQYKDDLIRNELLETTILDFNNRNQSAQKQFDSHEYIWPIPSSEVNSNPDIIQNPGY; encoded by the coding sequence ATGCCTAATAAAAGTAGATTATTTTTAAAACCATTCTCATCTCCGTTAAAATATTATTCATTCCTTGGCTTTTTGGTGTTTTTATTTTGTGTTGGCTGCAACAAAGATATTCCATCATTTGAATCTTTAGGGAATTTAGAGGTAAAAATCATTTCATCGGATGGCATACCAGAGCAAAATGCAGTCGTGAAGACTGAACCTAGTACGGTAAATCTGACCACGGATATTACAGGAAAAGTTCTATTTAATAACATTCCGGTAGGAAAATATAAAGTTATTGTCAATTTATCACCTTCTTCTGAATCTTTTGACCCAAACGTTATCTATGAAGTTGAAGGTGTAGAGATAATTAAAGATGGAATGGAGTCCATTTTATTTACGCTAATAGAATCAAGTAAACCTTTAGAGGAGGCATCTTTAGATATTGATTTTTTATTGAGTAGGACCTATAATGTATTAAAGGAAGATGCCTTTTATAATAGCGAAGGGTATTCTTTGTATTGGGGAGATATAGGTGCTGATTTATCATTTATAAATCCTAAATCTACAATGCAAGACTTTTTAAAATTGGATAGCTATGACATATCTCCTTCGAATCAAATCATAGACAAAGTTTGGTCAGCACATTATCAGGCTATATGGTCTATTAACTTAGCCCTAGACGCCATTAAACAATCTGATTATAGTTCTCCGTCCAATAGAGATGAGAATGAATTGCAAGCAGAATTTAGATTCTTAAGGGCATTGTTATATTTTAATCTTGTCAAATTGTACGGTAATCCTGTCTTGGTGACTTCTTCTGTTTTTGAACTAGACGCTAAGTTTTTACAGGATAAACAAGGCGTATTAAATCTTATAGAGGACGATTTAAAATTTTCAGAAAACTATTTAACAAAATCAAAAATTTCTGAAACTGCATCTGTTTATGCTGCACAAGCCTTATTAGGCAAATTCTATCTGTATTTAGGAGGTTTTCCAAATTTTCAAAATGATAAATATCTATTGGCAATAAACCAATTTGAAAAGATAACTGGTCAATTTTTCTTGGAGGAGAACTATAGTGATGTATTCAGCACCGAGAATGAAAGTATGAACTCTGAAATTATTTTTACGATTCCATTTGAATCTGGAGATAATGAAACAGGTGGGAATAGTGGAGTGAGATGGGGCCCTCTAGGATATGCTTTGAGTGATATGCTACTTTTAGATGACTCTTTTGTTGAAGGGTTCTTTAGTAATCTGGAAGAGTTAGAAGAGCCAATTGAGTTTCCTTTAGATATTACCGATTCTCGGTTTCAGAATAATATTGCCTCTTTCAAAGTTATTGCAGAGAATACAGAGAATGATACTAACAGGAATAATTGGAGACCGACCAAATTTATAACAGATTACTCGATTTCTCCCAAAATCAATAATTCTTCTGAGAATTTTCCACTTTTAAGATATGCAGATGTATTACTTATGTTGGCTGAAGCAGAAAACGCTTTAAATGGTCCTACTCAAAAAGCATATGAAGCCTTGAATGAGGTAATGAGTAGGTCTATTTCAAATGGCAGGCAGTTACCAGATAATTTAGGTCAAAGGGATTTCCTTTTGGAAGTTTTGCAGCAAAGAAGACTGGAATTATGCTTTGAGGGACAGTATAAGGATGATTTAATACGAAATGAATTATTAGAAACTACCATCTTAGATTTTAATAATCGCAATCAAAGTGCACAAAAACAATTTGATTCGCACGAATATATTTGGCCAATTCCATCCTCTGAAGTGAACTCTAACCCAGATATAATTCAAAACCCTGGTTATTAA
- a CDS encoding anthranilate synthase component I family protein gives MSFQLQTHSKKILADTITPVSVYLKIRDKFPNSILLESSDYHANDNSFSYICCNPIASIKVQNEVITKEFPDGTKEEIHITKETEVTKEIDSFGIQFKIEKQDFKFITNGLFGFMAYDAVRYFESIEITKKDNSVAIPDIYYAVYQNVIAINHFKNEAYLFAHCFESENNIPQLEQVLKVRNFASYNFSKEGAVRTNLEDNAFKEHVALAKKHCQRGDVFQLVLSRRFSQGFRGDEFNVYRALRSINPSPYLFFFDYGDFKIFGSSPEAQIIVKDGKAEIHPIAGTYKRTGNDEKDAELAKQLAKDDKENSEHVMLVDLARNDLSRNGNLVNVETYREVQYFSHVIHLVSKVTGMKKADISTLKIVADTFPAGTLSGAPKHMAMQLIEKYEKTNRGYYGGAIGFMDFNGNFNHAIMIRTFLSKNHELHFQAGAGLVAASDAEDELQETYNKLGALNKALEIAETI, from the coding sequence ATGTCATTTCAACTTCAAACGCATTCTAAAAAAATCCTGGCAGATACCATTACTCCCGTAAGTGTTTATCTTAAAATCAGGGATAAGTTCCCGAATAGTATTTTACTGGAAAGTAGTGACTACCATGCCAATGACAATAGTTTTTCCTATATCTGCTGTAATCCGATAGCTTCCATAAAAGTACAGAACGAAGTCATCACCAAAGAATTTCCTGATGGTACCAAAGAAGAAATTCACATCACTAAGGAAACAGAGGTCACTAAGGAAATAGACAGTTTTGGCATACAATTTAAAATAGAGAAGCAAGACTTTAAGTTTATCACAAACGGTCTTTTCGGATTTATGGCCTATGACGCCGTTCGTTATTTTGAATCTATTGAAATTACTAAGAAGGATAATTCGGTTGCAATACCCGACATCTATTATGCCGTGTATCAAAACGTAATTGCAATTAATCACTTCAAAAACGAAGCCTATCTATTTGCGCATTGTTTTGAATCTGAAAATAACATTCCGCAATTAGAACAGGTTTTAAAGGTGAGGAATTTTGCCTCCTATAATTTCTCCAAGGAAGGAGCTGTTAGAACAAACTTAGAAGACAATGCTTTTAAAGAACACGTTGCGCTCGCAAAAAAACATTGCCAACGAGGAGATGTTTTTCAATTGGTATTATCCAGAAGATTCTCCCAGGGTTTTAGAGGCGATGAATTTAATGTTTATAGGGCGTTGCGCTCCATTAATCCCTCCCCTTATCTTTTCTTTTTTGATTATGGCGATTTTAAAATTTTCGGTAGTTCGCCAGAGGCACAAATCATTGTAAAGGATGGTAAGGCGGAAATTCACCCAATTGCAGGCACCTATAAAAGAACGGGAAATGACGAAAAAGACGCTGAACTTGCAAAGCAACTTGCAAAGGACGATAAGGAAAATAGTGAACATGTAATGTTAGTGGATTTAGCTCGGAACGACTTAAGTCGTAATGGAAATCTCGTGAACGTAGAAACCTATCGTGAGGTGCAATATTTCTCCCATGTAATACATCTCGTATCCAAGGTTACAGGGATGAAAAAAGCCGACATATCTACCTTAAAAATTGTAGCGGACACTTTTCCTGCCGGAACATTGAGTGGGGCCCCAAAACATATGGCCATGCAGCTTATTGAAAAATATGAAAAAACAAACAGGGGATATTATGGCGGAGCAATTGGCTTTATGGATTTCAATGGAAACTTTAACCACGCAATTATGATTAGGACTTTTTTAAGCAAAAACCATGAATTACACTTCCAAGCAGGTGCAGGATTAGTGGCTGCCTCAGATGCGGAAGACGAATTGCAAGAGACCTATAACAAACTTGGAGCGTTGAACAAGGCGCTAGAAATTGCTGAAACTATCTAA